DNA sequence from the bacterium genome:
CTGCCAGGCGTTGTGGGGGCAGCCGAATCGCTCGCCGTACGTCAAGGACGCGTTCCACCGCTATCTGATCGGCGGCGAGACGGCGGCGGTGAACCCCGCCCGCACCGGCACCAAGGCGGCGGCGGCGTTCGCCCTCGACGTGCCGGCGGGCGGCAGCGCCGCGGTGCACCTGCTGCTCACCGACCGCGAGCGGCTGGACGGCGTCGGTGCGCTCGCCACCGAGATCGACGCGCTGGTCGCGGCGCGCCGCGGCGAGGCGGATGCGTTCTACGCCAGCCTGCTGCCCGCCGCGGTCGGCGACGACGAGCGCCAGGTCTTCCGCCAGGCGCTGGCCGGCATGCTGTGGAGCAAGCAGCACTACTACTTCAACCTCGACGCCTGGCTCGAGCAGCACGGCGCGCACCCGCTGCGCGCCGACCAGGGGCGGGCGGTGCGCAACCGCAACTGGTTCCACATGGTGAACGACGACGTCATCTCCATGCCCGACAAGTGGGAGTACCCGTGGTTCGCGGCCTGGGACCTCGCCTTCCACTGCATCGCCCTGGCCGTGGTCGACATCGACTTCGCCAAGCAGCAGCTCGAGCTGATGCTGCGCGACCTCTACCTCCATCCGAGCGGGCAGATCCCGGCGTACGAATGGAACTTCGGCGACGTCAACCCGCCGGTGCACGCCTGGGCGACGCTGGTGATCTACTTCGCCGAGAAGGGGCAGACCGGCGCCGGCGACGTCGCGTTCCTCAAGTCGGCCTTCCAGAAACTCCTGGTCAACTTCACCTGGTGGCTGAATCGCAAGGATCCGAGCGGCCGCAACGTCTTCGAGGGCGGCTTCCTCGGGCTCGACAACATCGGCGTCTTCGATCGCAGCGCGCCGCTGCCCACCGGCGGCACGCTCGAGCAGGCCGACGGCACGGCGTGGATGGCGCTGTTCGCGCAGAACATGTTCGAGATCGCGCTCGAGCTGGCGCAGCACGACGCCACCTACGTCGAGATGGCGCTCAAGTTCGCCCAGCACTTCCTGTGGATCGCCGCCGCCATGGATCGCGTCGGCGATCACCAGGACGAGCTGTGGGACGAGGCGGACGGGTTCTTCTACGACGTGCTGCGCCTTCCCGACGGCACGGCGCAGCGGTTGCGGGTGCGCTCGATGGTGGGGCTGTTGTCGCTGTGCGCGACGACGGTGATCGAGCCCGAGGTGCGGGAACGGTTCCCCGAGGTCGCGGCGCGCCTGCGCGCCTTCCTCTCCCGCCATCCCGAGGTCGATGCCAGCGTCGCGCCCATCGCCCAACCGGGCATGCGCGGCCGCCGCATGCTGGCGGTGCTCGACGAGACGAAGCTGCGTCGCGTCCTGCGCTACCTGCTCGACGAGGGCGAGTTCCTCGGCCCGCACGGCATTCGCGCCCTCTCCCGCCATCACCTCGAGCACCCCTTCGTCTTTCGCTGGGGCGGCGAGGAGTGGCGCGTCGGCTACGAGCCCGCCGAGTCCAGCTCCGGCCTGTTCGGCGGCAACTCGAACTGGCGCGGGCCGGTGTGGATGCCGGTGAACCTCCTGATCCTGCGCGCCCTCGGGCAGTTCTACTCGTTCTACGGCGACGACTTCCGCGTCGAGTGCCCGACCGGCTCGGGCCGGATGCTGACGCTCTACGAGGTGACCCGCGAGATCACCGGACGGCTGATCGGCACCTTCCTGCGCGGCCCCGACGGGCGGCGGCCGGTGTTCGGCGGCAACGAGGTGCAACAGCGCGACCCGCACTGGCGCGACCTGCTGCTGTTCTACGAGTACTTCCACGGCGACAACGGCGCCGGGCTCGGCGCCAGTCACCAGACCGGATGGACCGGCGTCGTCGCCTACCTCATCCACGTGCGCCACGCGGTGCGCGG
Encoded proteins:
- a CDS encoding glucosidase, which translates into the protein MCYRPGVPERRRLAEARDGVPWRKWGPYLSERQWGTVREDYSDDGNAWAYFTHDQARARAYRWGEDGLAGFADERSRLCFALALWNGVDPILKERLFGLTNAEGNHGEDVKEYYYYLDATPTHSYLRWLYKYPQRAFPYADLVDTNRRRRRDELEYELIDTGVFADDRYFDVEVEYAKAAVEDIGIRITVRNRGPAAARVHVLPTLWFRNTWSWGDDDRRPLLRAVSTGIAAEHADLGRRWLHVAGAPALLFTENESNCQALWGQPNRSPYVKDAFHRYLIGGETAAVNPARTGTKAAAAFALDVPAGGSAAVHLLLTDRERLDGVGALATEIDALVAARRGEADAFYASLLPAAVGDDERQVFRQALAGMLWSKQHYYFNLDAWLEQHGAHPLRADQGRAVRNRNWFHMVNDDVISMPDKWEYPWFAAWDLAFHCIALAVVDIDFAKQQLELMLRDLYLHPSGQIPAYEWNFGDVNPPVHAWATLVIYFAEKGQTGAGDVAFLKSAFQKLLVNFTWWLNRKDPSGRNVFEGGFLGLDNIGVFDRSAPLPTGGTLEQADGTAWMALFAQNMFEIALELAQHDATYVEMALKFAQHFLWIAAAMDRVGDHQDELWDEADGFFYDVLRLPDGTAQRLRVRSMVGLLSLCATTVIEPEVRERFPEVAARLRAFLSRHPEVDASVAPIAQPGMRGRRMLAVLDETKLRRVLRYLLDEGEFLGPHGIRALSRHHLEHPFVFRWGGEEWRVGYEPAESSSGLFGGNSNWRGPVWMPVNLLILRALGQFYSFYGDDFRVECPTGSGRMLTLYEVTREITGRLIGTFLRGPDGRRPVFGGNEVQQRDPHWRDLLLFYEYFHGDNGAGLGASHQTGWTGVVAYLIHVRHAVRGEQVLASGLRAAVMANT